One window of Halichondria panicea chromosome 7, odHalPani1.1, whole genome shotgun sequence genomic DNA carries:
- the LOC135338277 gene encoding very-long-chain (3R)-3-hydroxyacyl-CoA dehydratase-like: protein MGEGDLDELTPSVLWAQREKMIIITVKYQLTERPDFTIKEDYMTFKGEGMGSSGRATYKFELVFYEPLESDKCRVKFGQNEVEFRLVKKTGGTWPRLQVAHERPHWIAIDFEHWEYQPESDDEESGTEGMSPEMEKTKAEMKELEAEMKKQTEKINSITDILVKVKIAYLLLYNGVQWSGFILIVLALLKCFRGGMEGILMAYEKTGDMMLFCHSLMLLEAVHAMLGLVKSGVSSTTIQVVGRFLMVYVVVVPSVEIHYHPIIFCLFLAWSLIEVIRYPYYALSVLNIEVGALSWLRYSAWIPLYPIGFTLEAISTYLSLEHYDHSDDFKVSLPAPLNFNLPSPSIVLRIALFIIPIIAYNQITYMFAQRKKKLGKAKTD, encoded by the exons ATGGGGGAAGGAGATTTGGATGAGCTGACACCGTCTGTGCTGTGGGCACAGAGAGAGAAGATGATTATCATCACTGTCAAATATCAGCTGACAGAG AGACCTGACTTCACGATCAAAGAGGACTACATGACCTTCAAag GGGAGGGGATGGGATCATCGGGGAGGGCCACTTACAAGTTTGAGTTGGTCTTCTACGAACCTCTGGAATCAGAC AAATGTCGAGTCAAGTTTGGTCAGAATGAGGTGGAGTTTCGTCTCGTGAAGAAAACCG gaggTACGTGGCCACGCCTACAAGTAGCGCACGAACGTCCCCACTGGATCGCGATTGATTTTGAGCACTGGGAGTACCAACCAGAGAGTGATGATGAGGAAAGTGGGACAGAGGGAATGTCACCGGAAATG GAGAAGACCAAAGCAGAAATGAAGGAACTTGAAGCAGAAATGAAGAAGCAGACAGAGAAGATCAACTCTATCACTGACA tccTGGTGAAGGTCAAGATAGCGTACCTGCTGTTGTACAATGGAGTACAATGGAGTGGGTTCATTCTCATCGTACTGGCCCTCTTAAAGTGCTTCAGGGGAGGAATGG aGGGCATATTGATGGCGTACGAGAAGACTGGAGACATGATGCTGTTTTGTCATTCCTTGATGCTTCTGGAGGCGGTCCACGCCATGCTCGGGCTCGTCAAGAGTGGTGTGTCCTCCACAACTATTCAG GTGGTTGGTCGCTTCCTGATGGTGTATGTAGTGGTGGTCCCGTCAGTGGAGATTCATTATCATCCCATCATCTTCTGTCTGTTCCTCGCCTGGTCGCTCATAGAGGTCatcag GTATCCCTACTATGCCCTGTCAGTGCTTAACATAGAGGTGGGTGCTCTGAGCTGGTTGAGGTACTCCGCCTGGATCCCCCTCTACCCCATAGGATTCACTCTGGAAG CCATATCAACGTATTTGTCTTTGGAGCATTATGACCACTCTGATGACTTCAAGGTCAGCCTGCCCGCCCCCTTGAACTTTAACCTCCCATCTCCCTCCATCGTACTGAGGATTGCACTGTTCATCATTCCTATCA TTGCGTACAACCAGATCACCTACATGTTCGCTCAACGGAAGAAGAAGCTTGGCAAAGCAAAGACAGACTAA
- the LOC135338283 gene encoding forkhead box protein D5-C-like: MSGAKKRRINSYDDVSGSESDCEITSTSSSQESILSTSSSLEQEMEKFRAPVASILELIARAIMESPSKMLYLLEIYDNFESKYPYFQVADLAWRSSVRHNLSMHACFVKVARCDVRKGYFWGIHPANLSDFSSGDFTRRRVKSRVQEYEKTKAQSLSLTSPLHHYGNGSLSGRTVTSSTLPLPPRMSLPLPPRISLPLPPRMSFPLPPRMSFPPPPQMSFPNLIQSPLMQALSSPWGQPLRHQPILRPILPSPLQWMPSSPVTIPPPSLLTPRPPLTFQFPSVPYMMSLKPANQLLN; the protein is encoded by the coding sequence ATGTCAGGAGCTAAGAAGAGAAGAATCAATTCCTACGATGATGTGTCTGGCTCTGAGAGTGACTGTGAAATTACCTCTACTTCCTCAAGTCAAGAGTCCATCTTAAGTACAAGCTCCTCTCTTGAACAAGAAATGGAGAAGTTTCGAGCCCCTGTAGCATCCATTCTCGAGCTCATTGCCAGGGCGATCATGGAGTCAccttcaaagatgctctatctACTGGAGATCTACGATAACTTTGAGAGCAAGTACCCGTACTTTCAAGTGGCTGATCTGGCCTGGAGAAGCAGCGTGAGGCACAATCTCTCGATGCATGCGTGCTTTGTAAAGGTGGCTCGCTGCGATGTAAGAAAGGGCTACTTCTGGGGGATACATCCGGCAAATCTGAGCGACTTCAGCTCTGGTGATTTCACACGGAGGCGGGTTAAGTCAAGAGTTCAAGAATACGAAAAGACAAAGGCACAATCACTCAGTCTGACATCGCCTCTACATCACTATGGCAATGGATCTCTTAGCGGCCGGACTGTTACATCTTCCACCCTCCCACTGCCCCCTCGGATGTCCCTCCCACTGCCCCCTCGGATCTCCCTCCCACTGCCCCCTCGGATGTCCTTCCCACTGCCCCCTCGGATGTCCTTCCCACCGCCACCTCAGATGTCCTTCCCAAATCTGATTCAATCTCCTCTTATGCAGGCCTTGTCATCGCCATGGGGACAGCCACTGCGTCACCAGCCAATACTCCGACCCATACTGCCATCACCTCTTCAGTGGATGCCCTCATCTCCTGTGACCATACCCCCTCCCTCGCTGCTAACCCCTCGCCCTCCACTTACGTTTCAGTTTCCATCGGTCCCCTACATGATGTCACTCAAGCCAGCTAATCAACTTTTGAACTGA